The proteins below come from a single Eubacterium limosum genomic window:
- the hxlB gene encoding 6-phospho-3-hexuloisomerase has protein sequence MELLDINVELKNASKQITEEQIDQFIETIDEHKRIFVYGTGRSGLMLKALAMRLMQIGYQSYVVGETTTPSIEKGDLLIVSSASGETQSVCTAADDGVKQGVDVLVITGSQESTLSRNHEPLIQIEAANKFSESKASIQPLGSLFEQMLLMIFDAVILKMSKKNEDTNKKMAKRHASIE, from the coding sequence ATGGAATTACTGGATATTAACGTAGAATTAAAAAATGCTTCTAAACAAATAACAGAAGAACAAATCGATCAGTTTATTGAAACGATCGATGAACATAAAAGGATTTTTGTATATGGAACAGGGCGTTCAGGTCTGATGCTCAAGGCATTGGCTATGCGTCTAATGCAGATTGGATACCAATCCTACGTGGTAGGAGAAACGACAACACCATCTATAGAAAAAGGCGATTTATTGATTGTTTCCTCTGCTTCAGGTGAAACCCAGAGTGTATGTACGGCGGCAGATGACGGAGTCAAACAAGGTGTAGATGTGCTTGTCATAACAGGCAGTCAGGAATCAACTTTAAGCAGAAACCACGAACCATTAATACAGATTGAAGCGGCTAACAAATTTTCAGAATCAAAAGCCAGCATCCAGCCCTTAGGAAGTCTGTTCGAACAGATGTTGCTAATGATTTTTGATGCGGTAATTCTGAAAATGAGCAAAAAAAATGAAGATACAAATAAAAAAATGGCAAAGCGCCATGCAAGTATAGAGTAA
- the rpe gene encoding ribulose-phosphate 3-epimerase gives MAEILPSIFGADILRLKEEIDFLEKENTRILHVDMMDGNYVSNIAFGPNQVAAMKKASKMIFDVHMMVDHPKDHLDDVIATGAEMISVHYETTPHIHNMVQRIKNAGRKAGVVLNPGTPESVLEYLLDDIDYVLIMTINPGTPGQTFIKKSLKKISNLKNMIGERDIQIEVDGGMNDIIAKQVKEAGADLIVVGGYLFTDNPKERYRKLREAIK, from the coding sequence ATGGCTGAAATATTACCCTCGATTTTTGGAGCGGATATTCTAAGATTAAAAGAAGAGATAGATTTTTTAGAAAAAGAAAACACCAGAATTTTGCATGTTGATATGATGGATGGGAATTATGTTTCAAATATTGCTTTCGGACCTAATCAGGTTGCTGCAATGAAAAAAGCTTCTAAAATGATTTTTGATGTTCATATGATGGTAGATCATCCTAAAGATCATTTGGATGATGTGATTGCCACCGGAGCAGAAATGATTTCGGTTCATTACGAAACAACGCCGCATATCCACAATATGGTCCAGCGAATTAAAAATGCGGGAAGAAAAGCCGGAGTCGTTCTTAATCCGGGAACACCGGAATCTGTTCTTGAATATCTGCTAGATGATATTGATTATGTGCTGATTATGACAATTAATCCAGGGACACCGGGGCAGACTTTTATTAAAAAAAGCCTGAAAAAAATTAGCAATCTGAAAAATATGATTGGTGAGCGTGACATTCAGATCGAAGTTGACGGCGGCATGAATGATATTATTGCTAAACAGGTAAAGGAAGCTGGAGCAGACTTAATTGTTGTGGGAGGATATTTATTCACAGACAATCCGAAAGAACGCTACCGTAAACTCCGCGAAGCAATAAAATAG
- a CDS encoding SDR family NAD(P)-dependent oxidoreductase, translated as MQKFENKVVLVTGAAHGIGKQIAVQFAGQGANTVIVDYNEATGTETAAEITRDYVKSLFVQADVSNPEAMVNVRDKVFEAFGRIDTLVLNAGVAFKNKVNDITFEEWNKTLSINLNGLFNTVKAFYNDFLTNKGSIVYISSGSALSGTGGGVSYPASKAGGEGLMRGLAKELGPKGVNVNAIAPRLIDTGEMMRVNYPTQADLDAVLEKIPVRRLGTVEDVANLAVFLADPANSYIQGQTILMDGGRTIA; from the coding sequence ATGCAAAAATTTGAAAACAAAGTAGTATTGGTAACAGGAGCGGCACATGGGATTGGAAAGCAGATTGCGGTACAGTTTGCAGGCCAAGGGGCAAATACGGTAATCGTTGATTATAATGAAGCAACCGGAACGGAAACAGCAGCAGAAATTACACGCGATTATGTGAAATCTCTGTTCGTCCAGGCAGATGTATCAAATCCAGAAGCAATGGTAAACGTTCGTGATAAAGTGTTTGAAGCGTTTGGACGAATTGACACACTCGTACTTAATGCAGGTGTAGCGTTCAAAAACAAAGTTAATGATATTACTTTTGAAGAATGGAATAAGACACTTAGTATTAATTTAAACGGATTATTCAATACTGTAAAGGCGTTTTATAACGATTTCCTAACAAATAAAGGCTCTATCGTATACATTAGTTCTGGATCTGCATTGAGCGGAACGGGTGGCGGCGTATCTTATCCGGCCTCAAAGGCAGGCGGGGAAGGTCTGATGCGCGGATTGGCTAAAGAATTAGGACCAAAAGGAGTAAATGTAAATGCCATTGCGCCGAGATTAATTGATACAGGTGAAATGATGCGCGTAAATTACCCGACACAGGCTGATTTGGATGCCGTGCTGGAAAAAATTCCTGTACGTCGTCTTGGCACGGTGGAGGATGTTGCCAATTTGGCAGTATTCCTGGCCGATCCGGCTAATTCATACATTCAAGGTCAAACAATTCTGATGGATGGCGGACGAACAATAGCATAG
- a CDS encoding PTS sugar transporter subunit IIA — protein sequence MGNKYVVIHGSAKDGEEAIRMCGDALFKAGYVSDKFGELCVKRERDYPTGLPSEIPTAIPHVQDDGITQSSVCFLKLDKPVVFRRMDDDIQVVRTDMIFNLAIKDPNEHLDALQNMMSFLDNPEALLKCNSLSDEKIVEYLQEQIG from the coding sequence ATGGGAAATAAATATGTAGTTATTCATGGCTCTGCAAAGGATGGAGAGGAAGCAATACGAATGTGTGGCGACGCTTTATTTAAAGCGGGATATGTCAGTGACAAGTTTGGAGAACTATGTGTAAAACGCGAAAGAGATTATCCCACAGGATTACCGTCGGAAATACCGACAGCCATTCCACACGTACAAGATGATGGGATTACACAGAGTAGCGTATGTTTTTTGAAATTGGATAAACCCGTTGTTTTCCGGCGGATGGATGATGATATACAAGTTGTTCGTACAGATATGATTTTTAATCTGGCGATAAAAGATCCGAATGAACATTTGGATGCGCTGCAGAATATGATGTCTTTCTTAGATAATCCAGAAGCACTGCTAAAATGTAATTCACTTTCCGATGAAAAGATAGTTGAATATTTACAGGAACAAATTGGTTAG
- a CDS encoding sensor histidine kinase, with translation MWMELLASFITFLGPLFMRYYPFRKKLRIPVWALGLTVVVVWAGVVAALLAFGYSEEHSADIYRNITFVLFFIMSCFVIRDRFVRHFFVYLISYTLMAVNIGIAQFAMVRLGGGFLTMILFTLLFDLLTYPVIFYFFRRMLEPVMDLDNTRIWNIIWVPPMLSAILVAVATPGMLGAAQISYVVIRSLLGLVSVITCAILVICLGHVREQARKESALVRVQEVADMKEEFLHGLSHELQLPITVVSGFAQLTGAMMGDAAIDRDAVRENMRRVDSEAGRMERMVTQLLDAAAIENGSFALVRQPMDLSILLETAAQNYFPLIDIGRHNTIEVKAAHGLPPVYGDRERLLQVVLNLISNSVKHTEGGRITLEAELEGTMVAVAVVDNGEGIQPELMPRLFTRHSVRRTPDSSGLGLYIAEQIIHAHGGKISVESEPGRGTSVRFTIPAVRGGDQDE, from the coding sequence ATGTGGATGGAATTGCTGGCAAGTTTTATAACCTTTCTGGGGCCGCTGTTTATGCGGTATTACCCTTTCCGTAAAAAGCTGAGAATACCGGTCTGGGCGTTGGGGCTGACGGTTGTGGTTGTCTGGGCCGGGGTGGTGGCAGCGCTTCTGGCTTTTGGCTATTCAGAGGAACACTCCGCGGACATTTACCGTAATATCACCTTTGTCCTTTTCTTTATCATGTCCTGTTTTGTGATAAGGGACCGGTTTGTCCGGCACTTTTTTGTCTATCTGATCTCCTACACGCTGATGGCAGTGAATATCGGCATCGCCCAGTTTGCCATGGTTCGTCTCGGCGGCGGATTTCTGACCATGATTCTTTTTACCCTGCTGTTTGACCTGCTGACCTATCCGGTGATCTTTTACTTTTTCCGCAGGATGCTGGAGCCGGTCATGGATCTGGATAATACGAGAATCTGGAACATCATATGGGTGCCGCCTATGCTGTCTGCCATTCTGGTAGCCGTCGCCACGCCGGGGATGCTGGGCGCAGCGCAGATCAGCTATGTGGTGATCCGGTCGCTGCTGGGTCTGGTCAGTGTGATCACCTGTGCGATTCTGGTCATCTGTCTGGGGCATGTCCGTGAGCAGGCCAGGAAGGAGAGCGCACTGGTACGGGTACAGGAGGTAGCCGATATGAAGGAGGAATTTCTCCACGGCCTGTCCCATGAGCTTCAGCTGCCCATTACCGTTGTCTCCGGGTTTGCCCAGCTCACCGGAGCCATGATGGGGGACGCGGCGATTGACCGGGACGCTGTCCGGGAGAATATGCGCCGGGTAGACAGTGAGGCCGGACGCATGGAGCGGATGGTAACCCAGCTTCTGGACGCTGCCGCCATCGAGAACGGCAGCTTTGCCCTGGTGCGCCAGCCCATGGATCTGTCCATTCTTCTGGAAACCGCCGCCCAAAATTATTTTCCGTTGATCGACATCGGCCGGCATAACACCATTGAGGTAAAGGCAGCTCATGGCCTGCCGCCTGTGTACGGCGACCGGGAACGCCTGTTACAGGTCGTGCTCAACCTTATTTCCAACAGTGTAAAGCACACGGAAGGGGGACGGATTACCCTTGAGGCAGAGCTTGAGGGCACAATGGTGGCCGTAGCCGTGGTGGATAATGGCGAGGGGATTCAACCAGAACTGATGCCTAGGCTGTTCACACGGCACAGTGTCAGGCGAACCCCGGACAGCAGTGGCCTGGGGCTGTATATCGCAGAGCAGATCATACATGCCCACGGAGGAAAAATCAGCGTTGAAAGTGAGCCGGGCAGAGGAACCAGCGTCCGTTTTACCATACCGGCAGTGAGAGGGGGAGATCAGGATGAATGA
- a CDS encoding PTS sugar transporter subunit IIB: protein MSKEIKILVACGSGVATSTIAQQAVKEIAENAGIKVKIIKATIAEVPEKQKDVDLVLTTANYRNPLEKPYMSVFGLISGVNKAGAEKKLLELMKQIAEA from the coding sequence ATGTCAAAGGAAATTAAAATTTTAGTAGCATGTGGAAGCGGAGTCGCAACTTCAACGATTGCACAACAAGCCGTAAAGGAAATTGCAGAAAATGCAGGAATTAAGGTCAAAATCATTAAAGCAACGATTGCGGAAGTTCCGGAAAAACAGAAAGACGTCGATCTTGTACTGACGACAGCAAATTACCGCAATCCGTTAGAAAAGCCGTACATGAGTGTATTTGGCCTGATTTCTGGAGTAAACAAGGCAGGTGCAGAGAAAAAACTATTGGAATTGATGAAGCAAATTGCAGAAGCATAA
- a CDS encoding BglG family transcription antiterminator has protein sequence MKKRSTEILQRLLQNPTGELNLLKLADEYHISEKTLRNDVQDLLNFTRETGFKSTLFCDSQKLKLNKRQNIRKLIDNVYAMDPYQYKMSPEERKIYIIIVLLYHKGYYSMQQLADELYVTRNTIVNDCRLVDEYLKAYEINFVAKSKHGIKIEAIEEKTQKLLVGIFRNLIPNIKLEKTFFVRFIIKKAGFIYSLRDTIFHMNSFTRENNLIFPKDIFFEIAIIIFVLLNRLQQIEREEQDFKELNLSSRKLDMIGNMVNEVAAELGYVSLGVNGILTVEKQILERRLLPQIKNLNDFGLYSVICHFLMEISKEIDVDIQLDNLLVESLISHVKGMNLWNDADYDWDIEYKNNSDFLRIQEIAEGKFYILEKYLYSPLTSKMKDSIIIHICAALLRGRKNSPPLSVIISCPGSMATSKYLEAQIKNYFNFDIVDTMTTQQVEEAKGCFKNTDFIISTVLIQDSVLPVIVVSPLLTVEDINKIQNLAFQRNKTKLSNTRVRFPVLSKIYAIYESDNSQKIDFMNRELERILEASFDMDNAGTDFALLNMLKSKYIKIVNGELHWRQAMKIAPEDMIRDGFFDERYVQEAIGNIEEYGSYIIVNQGVALAHASKESGVYEDGISLMVSRDGITFDEGDTIYLLFFFSQKGETDYLELFKQIIKLGKNQDDIDRIRTLPDSRSVYQALYEILSKD, from the coding sequence ATGAAAAAGAGAAGTACAGAAATCTTACAGAGACTCCTGCAAAATCCAACTGGCGAATTGAACCTTCTAAAACTGGCAGACGAATACCATATATCTGAAAAAACACTGAGGAATGATGTACAAGATTTGCTGAATTTCACCAGAGAAACGGGTTTTAAATCAACTTTGTTTTGTGACAGTCAGAAGCTTAAACTTAATAAAAGACAGAATATCAGAAAACTGATAGATAATGTGTATGCCATGGATCCTTATCAATACAAAATGTCTCCGGAAGAACGCAAAATCTATATCATAATTGTACTTCTCTATCATAAAGGTTATTATTCGATGCAACAACTTGCAGATGAGCTATATGTTACAAGAAATACCATTGTGAATGATTGCAGGCTGGTAGATGAGTATCTGAAGGCATATGAAATAAACTTTGTAGCCAAAAGTAAACATGGAATCAAAATTGAAGCAATAGAAGAAAAAACACAAAAACTTTTAGTCGGTATATTTCGAAATCTGATTCCGAATATAAAATTGGAGAAAACGTTTTTTGTAAGGTTTATCATCAAAAAGGCAGGTTTTATTTATTCACTTAGAGATACCATCTTTCATATGAACAGTTTCACCAGAGAAAATAACCTGATATTTCCAAAGGATATATTTTTTGAGATCGCGATCATTATTTTTGTCTTACTCAACAGACTGCAGCAGATTGAACGTGAAGAGCAGGACTTTAAAGAACTGAATTTATCTTCCCGGAAGTTAGATATGATTGGGAACATGGTAAATGAGGTTGCAGCAGAATTAGGATATGTGTCTTTGGGCGTCAATGGGATTCTAACCGTTGAAAAGCAAATACTTGAAAGAAGACTGCTCCCCCAAATTAAAAATCTTAATGATTTTGGGCTATACAGTGTTATCTGCCATTTTCTGATGGAAATAAGCAAGGAAATCGATGTAGATATTCAGTTAGATAATCTTTTGGTTGAGTCTCTGATTTCCCATGTGAAGGGAATGAACCTCTGGAATGATGCAGATTATGACTGGGATATAGAGTATAAAAATAACAGTGATTTTTTGCGGATACAGGAGATAGCGGAAGGAAAATTCTATATATTAGAAAAATATCTCTATTCCCCCCTGACCTCAAAAATGAAAGATAGTATTATTATTCATATCTGTGCCGCCTTGTTGAGAGGCAGAAAAAACAGTCCCCCCCTGTCTGTTATCATATCCTGTCCGGGCAGTATGGCTACCAGTAAATATTTGGAAGCCCAGATAAAGAATTATTTTAATTTTGATATTGTAGACACGATGACAACCCAACAGGTGGAGGAAGCTAAGGGCTGCTTTAAAAATACTGATTTTATTATATCGACAGTCCTGATTCAAGATAGTGTCCTTCCCGTTATTGTCGTCAGTCCACTGCTTACAGTAGAGGACATCAATAAGATACAAAATCTGGCTTTTCAGCGGAACAAAACAAAATTGTCTAACACAAGAGTACGTTTTCCAGTACTATCAAAAATTTATGCCATTTATGAATCAGACAATAGCCAGAAAATTGATTTTATGAATCGTGAGCTTGAACGGATTTTGGAAGCATCTTTTGATATGGATAACGCAGGCACAGATTTCGCGCTGCTGAATATGCTCAAATCAAAATATATCAAAATTGTAAACGGTGAACTCCATTGGCGGCAAGCAATGAAAATTGCACCTGAAGATATGATAAGAGATGGCTTTTTTGATGAAAGATATGTCCAGGAAGCAATCGGTAACATAGAGGAATATGGCAGTTATATCATTGTTAACCAAGGTGTTGCACTTGCTCATGCCAGCAAAGAGAGTGGCGTATATGAGGATGGTATCAGTCTGATGGTAAGTCGGGATGGTATTACTTTTGATGAAGGGGACACCATTTATCTACTGTTTTTTTTCTCACAAAAAGGCGAAACAGATTATTTGGAATTGTTTAAACAAATCATCAAATTAGGTAAAAATCAAGATGATATAGACAGGATAAGGACTTTACCAGACAGCAGGAGTGTCTATCAGGCTTTATATGAAATTTTATCGAAGGATTAA
- a CDS encoding PTS transporter subunit IIC, with product MGAVLEFFQGFINLGAAVLLPFVIAILGKFFGMKIGHAIKSGLLVGIGFQGLVLSVNLLTTSVQPVMEYYKALGSGYDTLEVGFAALGAASWTVPFAVFVIPVIIVLNLVLVRLKITKVLNVDIWNFMHFLVPGALAYALSGNVFIGFFVAVACGLVVLFFAQWLAPKWGEFFGLEGTTCTTFAFCAWIYPITFLINKLIDLIPGLNKIDVNVDKIGKKLGVFGDPAIIGLFVGVLLALLTSQDFGSILTIGMGVAAAMVLIPRMVSIMMEGLTPMGNAANEYMHKKIGEDADIYIGMDIALGLGDPACITCAAIMIPITILLAFLVPGMRFFPLGILAEVCYLAPMCVLTSKGNIFRTLISMTIMMYMTLFFANMFIPEATQMMSVTGVHFDNLVTASHFGWNPGNLIVSLVHKLFGLFG from the coding sequence ATGGGAGCTGTATTAGAATTTTTTCAGGGATTTATTAATCTGGGCGCGGCGGTCCTGCTTCCGTTTGTCATTGCCATCTTAGGTAAGTTCTTCGGGATGAAGATCGGGCATGCCATTAAATCAGGGTTGCTGGTTGGTATTGGTTTTCAAGGTCTTGTTCTTTCAGTTAACTTATTAACGACATCTGTCCAGCCGGTTATGGAATATTACAAAGCATTGGGCTCGGGCTATGATACTTTAGAAGTTGGATTTGCAGCGCTTGGTGCTGCATCATGGACTGTACCCTTCGCTGTATTTGTAATACCGGTTATCATAGTCCTGAATTTGGTTTTGGTTCGTTTAAAGATAACAAAAGTACTGAATGTAGATATTTGGAACTTCATGCACTTTCTGGTTCCAGGAGCCCTGGCATATGCTTTGTCAGGAAACGTATTTATCGGTTTTTTTGTTGCAGTGGCATGTGGGCTGGTTGTACTGTTCTTTGCGCAGTGGCTGGCGCCAAAATGGGGTGAGTTCTTTGGATTGGAAGGAACGACATGTACGACATTTGCATTTTGTGCATGGATCTATCCAATTACATTTTTAATTAATAAACTTATAGATTTGATCCCCGGACTAAACAAAATTGATGTAAATGTTGATAAAATCGGAAAAAAATTAGGTGTGTTTGGTGATCCGGCAATCATTGGACTGTTCGTTGGTGTGCTTTTGGCACTATTAACAAGCCAAGATTTCGGTTCCATTTTGACAATTGGAATGGGCGTTGCCGCAGCTATGGTGCTGATACCAAGAATGGTCAGTATTATGATGGAAGGTCTGACCCCTATGGGCAATGCGGCGAATGAATACATGCATAAGAAAATTGGTGAAGATGCAGATATTTATATTGGTATGGATATTGCACTTGGCTTAGGTGATCCAGCCTGTATCACATGTGCTGCAATCATGATTCCAATTACAATTTTGTTAGCTTTTCTCGTACCTGGGATGAGGTTCTTTCCACTTGGAATTTTGGCAGAAGTTTGTTATTTGGCGCCAATGTGTGTGTTGACAAGTAAGGGTAATATTTTCAGAACACTAATCAGCATGACAATTATGATGTATATGACTTTGTTCTTTGCAAATATGTTTATACCCGAAGCTACACAGATGATGTCCGTTACAGGTGTTCATTTTGATAATTTGGTAACTGCATCTCATTTTGGATGGAATCCGGGTAATCTGATCGTTTCATTGGTGCATAAGCTGTTTGGATTATTTGGTTAA
- a CDS encoding response regulator transcription factor: MNEKKAPVILMVEDNEHVRALNCSVLERAGYRVLTAQSLAETRPILASKPDISMVVLDILLPDGNGLAFIGELRQSTHAPVLLLSSRRDYEDIVKGLTGGADDYMTKPYRIEELLARIVALLRRKEAMRPPAEVVRGPLVMDTVAQRGFLFDRDMLLQPKEYAILLFLIQNEGQGVSAEQLYEAVWKLPAAGNAGAVKTAVSRLRRKLAGSGFTITATRGRGYCFEKEQ; this comes from the coding sequence ATGAATGAGAAGAAAGCGCCTGTGATACTTATGGTCGAGGATAATGAGCACGTGCGGGCACTCAACTGCTCTGTGCTGGAGCGTGCTGGTTACAGAGTGCTGACAGCACAGAGTCTTGCGGAAACACGCCCGATTTTGGCAAGCAAGCCCGACATCAGCATGGTGGTGCTGGATATCCTTTTGCCGGACGGCAATGGGCTCGCGTTTATCGGCGAGCTGCGCCAGTCCACCCACGCACCTGTGCTTTTGCTGAGCAGCCGGAGGGATTATGAGGATATTGTGAAAGGCCTGACCGGCGGGGCGGACGACTACATGACAAAGCCCTACCGCATCGAGGAGCTGCTGGCCCGGATTGTGGCCCTGCTCCGGCGGAAGGAAGCAATGCGTCCGCCGGCAGAGGTGGTGCGGGGGCCACTGGTAATGGATACCGTTGCCCAGAGAGGGTTTCTGTTTGACAGGGATATGCTGCTGCAGCCGAAGGAATATGCCATTCTTTTGTTCCTGATCCAAAACGAGGGCCAGGGCGTATCCGCCGAGCAGCTCTATGAAGCTGTCTGGAAGCTCCCGGCCGCCGGCAATGCGGGGGCAGTCAAAACAGCGGTTTCCCGTCTGCGCAGAAAGCTGGCGGGCAGCGGATTTACCATTACCGCTACCCGGGGCCGGGGCTATTGCTTTGAGAAGGAACAATAA
- a CDS encoding MOSC domain-containing protein — MKGKVIAINRSEKKGVMKTPVGEGVFIENFGLEGDAHGGNWHRQVSLLGQESIDKMVALGAGELTPGNFAENITTEGITVYELPVGTRLKIGETLQEVTQIGKECHKGCEIAKKVGDCVMPREGIFTIILKGGVVKPGDTIEVLED; from the coding sequence ATGAAAGGAAAAGTAATTGCCATTAACCGGAGCGAAAAAAAGGGTGTGATGAAAACCCCCGTCGGTGAAGGCGTGTTTATCGAAAACTTTGGACTGGAGGGCGACGCCCACGGCGGCAACTGGCACCGCCAGGTCAGCCTTCTGGGTCAGGAGAGCATTGACAAAATGGTGGCCCTGGGCGCCGGAGAGCTGACGCCCGGCAATTTTGCCGAGAATATCACCACCGAGGGCATCACCGTTTATGAGCTGCCTGTGGGCACCCGCCTGAAAATCGGCGAGACCCTGCAGGAGGTTACCCAGATCGGCAAGGAATGCCACAAGGGCTGCGAGATCGCCAAAAAAGTAGGCGACTGCGTTATGCCCAGAGAGGGGATTTTTACCATTATCCTGAAGGGCGGCGTGGTAAAGCCCGGAGACACCATCGAGGTGCTGGAGGATTAG